Proteins encoded in a region of the Syngnathus typhle isolate RoL2023-S1 ecotype Sweden linkage group LG20, RoL_Styp_1.0, whole genome shotgun sequence genome:
- the LOC133144477 gene encoding dentin sialophosphoprotein-like isoform X2: MLTYKVFIIFLLLVGSRSRPTPRHALGKDGWHLERKCNNDDYYDNHYDYDDDDDDNVDSNDEYDEDDIYDDDDRYVYDDDDGGDDDDDDDDDEDDDDDNDDNDDDDDDDDNGDDDDDDDDNDDDDDDDDDDDDDDDDDDNNDDDDDDDDDDDDGDDDGDDEDDDDDDDDDDDDDDDDDDDDDDDDDDDDDDDDDNDDDDDDDDEDDDDDDDDDDDDDDDDDDDDDDDNDDDDDDDDDDDDDDDDDDDDDDDDDDDDDDDDDDDDDDDDDDDDDDDDDDDDDDDDDDEDDDDDDDDDDDEDDDDDNDDDDDDDDDDDDDDDDDDNDDNDDDDDDDDDDDDDDDDDDDDDDDEDDDDDDDDDDDDDDDDDDDDDDDDDDDDDDNDDDDDDDDDDDDDDDDDDDDDDDDDDDDDDNDDDDDDDDEDDDDDDDDDDDDDDDDDDDNDDDNDDDDDDDDDGDDDDDDDDDDDDDDDDDDDEDDDDDDDDDDDDDDDDDDDDDDDDDDDDDDDDDDDDNDDDEDDDDDDDDDDDDDDDDDDDDDDDDDDDDDDDDDDDDDDDDNDDDDDDDDDDDDDDDNDDNDDDDDDDDDDDDDDDDDDDDDDDDDDDDDRDDDDEDDNDDDDDDDDDDDDDDDDDEDDNDDDDDDDDGDDDDDDDNDANDDDDDDDDDDDEDDDDDDDDDDDDDDDDDDDDDDDDDDDDDEDDDDDDDDDDDDDDDDDDDDDDDDDDDDDDDDDDDDDDDDDDDNDDNDDDDDDDDDDDDDDDDDDDDDDDEDDDDDDDDDDDDDDDNDDDDDDDDEDDDDDDDDDDDDDDDNDDDDDDDDDDDDDDDDDDDDDDDDNDDDDDDDDNDDDDDDDDDDDDDDDDDDDDDDDNDDDDDDDDDDDDDDDDDDDDDDDDDDDDDDDDDDDDDDDDDDNDDDDDNDDDDDDDDDDDDDDDDDDDDDDDDDDDDDDDDDNGDDDDDNDDDDDDDDDDDDDDDDDDDDDDNNDDDDDDDNEDDDDDDDDDDDDDDNNDDDDDDDNEDDDDDDDDDDDDDDNEDEDDDDDDDDDDGDDDDDDDDDDDDDDDDDDDDDDDDDDNDDDDDDDEEDEDDDDDDDNDDDDDDDDDDDDDDDDDDDDDNDDDDDDDDDDDNNDDDDNDDEEDDDDDNDDDDDDEDDDDDDDDDDDDNDDDDDDDDDDDNNDDDDNDDEEDDDDDDDDDDDNDDDNDDDDDDDDEEDEEDEDDDDDDDNDDDDDDDDDDDDDDDDDDDNDDDDDDDDDDDNNDDDDNDDEEDDDDDDDDDDDDNDDDDDNDDDDDDDDNDDDDDDDDDDDDDDDDDDDNDDDDDDDDDDDDDDDDEDEDDDDDDDDDDDDDDDDDNDDDDDVDDGDDDDDDDDDDNDDDDCHKSNNGVKGSNKDCGKINKGVKCADKDEVDGDDDNDDCHKSNNGVKGGIKDCGKSNKGVKCGDKDEVDGDD, from the exons ATGTTGACTTACAaagttttcattattttcctTCTGCTGGTTG GAAGTCGCAGTAGACCGACTCCAAGACATGCTTTAGGGAAGGATGGATGGCATCTGGAAAGAAAGTGCAACAATGATGATTATTACGACAATCATTATGAttatgatgacgacgacgacgacaatgTGGATAGCAATGACGAATATGATGAAGATGACATCTATGATGATGACGACCGTTAtgtttatgatgatgatgatggtggcgatgatgatgatgatgatgatgatgatgaagacgacgatgacgacaatgatgacaatgatgatgatgacgacgacgacgacaatggtgatgacgatgatgacgatgatgataacgatgatgatgacgacgatgatgatgatgatgacgatgatgatgacgacgatgacaacaatgatgatgatgacgatgatgatgatgacgatgacgatGGCGATGATGATggcgatgatgaagatgatgacgatgatgacgatgatgatgacgacgacgatgacgacgacgatgatgacgacgacgacgatgatgacgacgacgatgatgacgacgacgacaacgacgatgatgatgacgatgatgacgaagatgatgacgatgatgatgacgatgatgacgatgatgatgacgacgatgatgatgacgatgatgatgacaatgatgatgacgatgatgacgatgatgacgatgatgatgacgacgatgatgacgacgatgatgatgacgatgatgatgacgatgatgacgatgatgacgacgacgatgatgacgacgatgatgatgacgatgacgatgacgatgacgacgacgatgatgatgacgacgacgatgacgaagatgacgacgatgatgacgatgatgatgacgacgaagatgatgacgacgataatgacgatgacgacgatgacgacgacgatgacgacgacgacgatgatgatgacgacaatgatgacaacgacgatgatgatgatgacgacgatgatgacgacgatgatgatgacgacgatgatgacgatgatgatgacgaagatgatgacgatgatgacgacgacgatgatgacgatgatgatgatgatgacgatgatgatgacgacgatgatgacgacgatgatgatgacaacgatgatgatgacgacgatgatgacgatgatgatgatgacgacgatgatgacgatgatgatgacgacgacgacgatgatgacgacgacgacaacgacgatgatgatgacgatgatgacgaagatgatgacgatgatgacgatgatgatgacgacgatgatgatgacgatgatgatgacaatgatgatgacaatgatgatgacgatgatgatgatgatgacggtgatgatgacgacgatgatgacgacgatgatgatgacgacgatgatgacgatgatgatgaggacgacgatgatgacgacgatgatgatgacgacgacgacgatgatgacgacgatgatgacgacgatgatgatgacgatgacgacgacgacgacgacgacgatgatgacaacgatgatgacgaagatgatgacgatgatgacgacgatgatgacgatgatgacgatgatgacgatgatgacgatgatgacgatgatgacgacgatgatgacgatgatgatgacgacgatgatgatgacgacgataatgacgatgacgacgatgacgatgacgacgacgatgatgatgacgacaatgatgacaacgacgatgatgatgatgacgacgatgatgacgacgatgatgatgacgacgatgatgacgatgatgatgatgacgacgatgatgacgatcgtgacgatgatgatgaagatgataacgatgatgatgacgatgatgatgacgatgatgacgatgatgatgatgatgatgaagatgataacgacgacgatgatgatgacgatgacggcgacgacgatgatgatgacgacaatgatgccaacgacgatgatgatgatgacgacgatgatgatgacgaagatgatgacgatgatgacgacgacgatgatgacgatgatgatgatgatgacgacgatgatgacgacgatgatgatgacgatgatgatgaggacgatgatgacgacgacgatgatgacgacgacgacgatgatgatgacgacgatgatgacgacgacgatgatgacgacgatgatgatgacgacgatgatgacgatgatgatgacgatgatgatgacgacaatgatgacaacgacgatgatgatgatgacgacgatgatgacgacgatgatgacgacgacgatgatgacgatgatgatgacgaagatgacgacgacgatgatgacgacgacgacgatgatgatgatgacaacgatgatgatgacgacgatgatgacgaagatgacgatgatgacgacgatgatgacgatgatgatgacgacgataatgacgatgatgacgacgatgatgacgacgatgatgatgacgatgatgatgacgacgatgatgatgacgacgataatgacgatgatgacgacgatgatgacaacgatgatgatgatgatgatgatgatgatgatgatgacgatgacgatgatgatgacgatgatgatgacgacaatgatgacgatgatgacgatgatgatgatgatgatgacgatgatgacgatgatgacgatgatgacgatgatgatgacgacgatgatgatgacgatgatgacgacgacgatgatgacgatgatgatgacaatgacgatgatgacgacaatgatgacgacgatgatgacgacgatgatgatgacgatgatgatgacgacgatgatgatgatgacgacgatgatgacgatgatgatgacgatgatgatgacaacggtgacgatgatgacgacaatgatgacgacgatgatgacgacgatgatgatgacgatgatgatgacgacgatgatgatgatgacgacaataatgatgatgacgacgatgatgacaatgaagacgatgatgacgatgatgacgacgatgatgatgatgacgacaataatgatgatgacgacgatgatgacaatgaagacgatgatgacgatgatgacgacgatgatgatgatgacgacaatgAGGACgaagatgatgacgacgatgatgacgatgacgacggcgatgatgacgacgacgacgacgatgatgatgatgacgacgatgatgatgacgacgatgacgacgatgatgatgacgacaatgatgacgatgatgacgacgacgaggaggacgaggatgacgatgatgatgatgacaatgatgatgatgacgacgatgacgacgacgatgatgacgatgatgatgatgatgacgatgacgacaatgatgacgacgatgatgatgacgatgatgacgacaataatgatgatgacgacaatgatgatgaggaggatgatgatgatgacaatgatgatgatgacgacgatgaagacgacgatgatgacgatgatgatgatgatgacgacaatgatgacgacgatgatgatgacgatgatgacgacaataatgatgatgacgacaatgatgatgaggaagatgatgatgatgacgacgatgatgatgacgacaatgatgacgacaatgatgacgatgatgatgacgacgacgaggaggacgaggaggacgaggatgacgatgatgatgatgacaatgatgatgatgacgatgatgacgacgacgatgatgacgatgatgatgatgatgacgacaatgatgacgacgatgatgatgacgatgatgacgacaataatgatgatgacgacaatgatgatgaggaagatgatgatgatgacgacgatgatgatgacgacgacaatgatgatgatgacgacaatgatgatgatgacgacgatgatgacaacgatgatgatgacgatgacgatgacgacgacgacgacgacgacgacgatgatgacgacaatgatgacgatgatgacgatgatgatgacgatgatgatgatgatgatgacgaggacgaggatgacgacgatgatgatgatgatgacgatgatgacgatgatgacgatgataacgacgatgatgacgatgttgacgacggtgatgatgatgacgacgatgat gatgatgacaacgatgatgatgactgcCACAAAAGCAACAATGGCGTTAAAGGCAGCAACAAAGACTGTGGCAAAATCAATAAAGGTGTTAAATGCGCCGACAAAGATGAAGTTGACGGAGATGACGACAATGATGACTGCCACAAAAGCAACAATGGCGTTAAAGGCGGCATCAAAGACTGCGGCAAAAGCAATAAAGGTGTTAAATGCGGCGACAAAGATGAAGTTGACGGTGATGATTAG
- the LOC133144477 gene encoding dentin sialophosphoprotein-like isoform X1, with translation MLTYKVFIIFLLLVGSRSRPTPRHALGKDGWHLERKCNNDDYYDNHYDYDDDDDDNVDSNDEYDEDDIYDDDDRYVYDDDDGGDDDDDDDDDEDDDDDNDDNDDDDDDDDNGDDDDDDDDNDDDDDDDDDDDDDDDDDDNNDDDDDDDDDDDDGDDDGDDEDDDDDDDDDDDDDDDDDDDDDDDDDDDDDDDDDNDDDDDDDDEDDDDDDDDDDDDDDDDDDDDDDDNDDDDDDDDDDDDDDDDDDDDDDDDDDDDDDDDDDDDDDDDDDDDDDDDDDDDDDDDDDEDDDDDDDDDDDEDDDDDNDDDDDDDDDDDDDDDDDDNDDNDDDDDDDDDDDDDDDDDDDDDDDEDDDDDDDDDDDDDDDDDDDDDDDDDDDDDDNDDDDDDDDDDDDDDDDDDDDDDDDDDDDDDNDDDDDDDDEDDDDDDDDDDDDDDDDDDDNDDDNDDDDDDDDDGDDDDDDDDDDDDDDDDDDDEDDDDDDDDDDDDDDDDDDDDDDDDDDDDDDDDDDDDNDDDEDDDDDDDDDDDDDDDDDDDDDDDDDDDDDDDDDDDDDDDDNDDDDDDDDDDDDDDDNDDNDDDDDDDDDDDDDDDDDDDDDDDDDDDDDRDDDDEDDNDDDDDDDDDDDDDDDDDEDDNDDDDDDDDGDDDDDDDNDANDDDDDDDDDDDEDDDDDDDDDDDDDDDDDDDDDDDDDDDDDEDDDDDDDDDDDDDDDDDDDDDDDDDDDDDDDDDDDDDDDDDDDNDDNDDDDDDDDDDDDDDDDDDDDDDDEDDDDDDDDDDDDDDDNDDDDDDDDEDDDDDDDDDDDDDDDNDDDDDDDDDDDDDDDDDDDDDDDDNDDDDDDDDNDDDDDDDDDDDDDDDDDDDDDDDNDDDDDDDDDDDDDDDDDDDDDDDDDDDDDDDDDDDDDDDDDDNDDDDDNDDDDDDDDDDDDDDDDDDDDDDDDDDDDDDDDDNGDDDDDNDDDDDDDDDDDDDDDDDDDDDDNNDDDDDDDNEDDDDDDDDDDDDDDNNDDDDDDDNEDDDDDDDDDDDDDDNEDEDDDDDDDDDDGDDDDDDDDDDDDDDDDDDDDDDDDDDNDDDDDDDEEDEDDDDDDDNDDDDDDDDDDDDDDDDDDDDDNDDDDDDDDDDDNNDDDDNDDEEDDDDDNDDDDDDEDDDDDDDDDDDDNDDDDDDDDDDDNNDDDDNDDEEDDDDDDDDDDDNDDDNDDDDDDDDEEDEEDEDDDDDDDNDDDDDDDDDDDDDDDDDDDNDDDDDDDDDDDNNDDDDNDDEEDDDDDDDDDDDDNDDDDDNDDDDDDDDNDDDDDDDDDDDDDDDDDDDNDDDDDDDDDDDDDDDDEDEDDDDDDDDDDDDDDDDDNDDDDDVDDGDDDDDDDDDDDDGDDHDDDDDNDDDDCHKSNNGVKGSNKDCGKINKGVKCADKDEVDGDDDNDDCHKSNNGVKGGIKDCGKSNKGVKCGDKDEVDGDD, from the exons ATGTTGACTTACAaagttttcattattttcctTCTGCTGGTTG GAAGTCGCAGTAGACCGACTCCAAGACATGCTTTAGGGAAGGATGGATGGCATCTGGAAAGAAAGTGCAACAATGATGATTATTACGACAATCATTATGAttatgatgacgacgacgacgacaatgTGGATAGCAATGACGAATATGATGAAGATGACATCTATGATGATGACGACCGTTAtgtttatgatgatgatgatggtggcgatgatgatgatgatgatgatgatgatgaagacgacgatgacgacaatgatgacaatgatgatgatgacgacgacgacgacaatggtgatgacgatgatgacgatgatgataacgatgatgatgacgacgatgatgatgatgatgacgatgatgatgacgacgatgacaacaatgatgatgatgacgatgatgatgatgacgatgacgatGGCGATGATGATggcgatgatgaagatgatgacgatgatgacgatgatgatgacgacgacgatgacgacgacgatgatgacgacgacgacgatgatgacgacgacgatgatgacgacgacgacaacgacgatgatgatgacgatgatgacgaagatgatgacgatgatgatgacgatgatgacgatgatgatgacgacgatgatgatgacgatgatgatgacaatgatgatgacgatgatgacgatgatgacgatgatgatgacgacgatgatgacgacgatgatgatgacgatgatgatgacgatgatgacgatgatgacgacgacgatgatgacgacgatgatgatgacgatgacgatgacgatgacgacgacgatgatgatgacgacgacgatgacgaagatgacgacgatgatgacgatgatgatgacgacgaagatgatgacgacgataatgacgatgacgacgatgacgacgacgatgacgacgacgacgatgatgatgacgacaatgatgacaacgacgatgatgatgatgacgacgatgatgacgacgatgatgatgacgacgatgatgacgatgatgatgacgaagatgatgacgatgatgacgacgacgatgatgacgatgatgatgatgatgacgatgatgatgacgacgatgatgacgacgatgatgatgacaacgatgatgatgacgacgatgatgacgatgatgatgatgacgacgatgatgacgatgatgatgacgacgacgacgatgatgacgacgacgacaacgacgatgatgatgacgatgatgacgaagatgatgacgatgatgacgatgatgatgacgacgatgatgatgacgatgatgatgacaatgatgatgacaatgatgatgacgatgatgatgatgatgacggtgatgatgacgacgatgatgacgacgatgatgatgacgacgatgatgacgatgatgatgaggacgacgatgatgacgacgatgatgatgacgacgacgacgatgatgacgacgatgatgacgacgatgatgatgacgatgacgacgacgacgacgacgacgatgatgacaacgatgatgacgaagatgatgacgatgatgacgacgatgatgacgatgatgacgatgatgacgatgatgacgatgatgacgatgatgacgacgatgatgacgatgatgatgacgacgatgatgatgacgacgataatgacgatgacgacgatgacgatgacgacgacgatgatgatgacgacaatgatgacaacgacgatgatgatgatgacgacgatgatgacgacgatgatgatgacgacgatgatgacgatgatgatgatgacgacgatgatgacgatcgtgacgatgatgatgaagatgataacgatgatgatgacgatgatgatgacgatgatgacgatgatgatgatgatgatgaagatgataacgacgacgatgatgatgacgatgacggcgacgacgatgatgatgacgacaatgatgccaacgacgatgatgatgatgacgacgatgatgatgacgaagatgatgacgatgatgacgacgacgatgatgacgatgatgatgatgatgacgacgatgatgacgacgatgatgatgacgatgatgatgaggacgatgatgacgacgacgatgatgacgacgacgacgatgatgatgacgacgatgatgacgacgacgatgatgacgacgatgatgatgacgacgatgatgacgatgatgatgacgatgatgatgacgacaatgatgacaacgacgatgatgatgatgacgacgatgatgacgacgatgatgacgacgacgatgatgacgatgatgatgacgaagatgacgacgacgatgatgacgacgacgacgatgatgatgatgacaacgatgatgatgacgacgatgatgacgaagatgacgatgatgacgacgatgatgacgatgatgatgacgacgataatgacgatgatgacgacgatgatgacgacgatgatgatgacgatgatgatgacgacgatgatgatgacgacgataatgacgatgatgacgacgatgatgacaacgatgatgatgatgatgatgatgatgatgatgatgacgatgacgatgatgatgacgatgatgatgacgacaatgatgacgatgatgacgatgatgatgatgatgatgacgatgatgacgatgatgacgatgatgacgatgatgatgacgacgatgatgatgacgatgatgacgacgacgatgatgacgatgatgatgacaatgacgatgatgacgacaatgatgacgacgatgatgacgacgatgatgatgacgatgatgatgacgacgatgatgatgatgacgacgatgatgacgatgatgatgacgatgatgatgacaacggtgacgatgatgacgacaatgatgacgacgatgatgacgacgatgatgatgacgatgatgatgacgacgatgatgatgatgacgacaataatgatgatgacgacgatgatgacaatgaagacgatgatgacgatgatgacgacgatgatgatgatgacgacaataatgatgatgacgacgatgatgacaatgaagacgatgatgacgatgatgacgacgatgatgatgatgacgacaatgAGGACgaagatgatgacgacgatgatgacgatgacgacggcgatgatgacgacgacgacgacgatgatgatgatgacgacgatgatgatgacgacgatgacgacgatgatgatgacgacaatgatgacgatgatgacgacgacgaggaggacgaggatgacgatgatgatgatgacaatgatgatgatgacgacgatgacgacgacgatgatgacgatgatgatgatgatgacgatgacgacaatgatgacgacgatgatgatgacgatgatgacgacaataatgatgatgacgacaatgatgatgaggaggatgatgatgatgacaatgatgatgatgacgacgatgaagacgacgatgatgacgatgatgatgatgatgacgacaatgatgacgacgatgatgatgacgatgatgacgacaataatgatgatgacgacaatgatgatgaggaagatgatgatgatgacgacgatgatgatgacgacaatgatgacgacaatgatgacgatgatgatgacgacgacgaggaggacgaggaggacgaggatgacgatgatgatgatgacaatgatgatgatgacgatgatgacgacgacgatgatgacgatgatgatgatgatgacgacaatgatgacgacgatgatgatgacgatgatgacgacaataatgatgatgacgacaatgatgatgaggaagatgatgatgatgacgacgatgatgatgacgacgacaatgatgatgatgacgacaatgatgatgatgacgacgatgatgacaacgatgatgatgacgatgacgatgacgacgacgacgacgacgacgacgatgatgacgacaatgatgacgatgatgacgatgatgatgacgatgatgatgatgatgatgacgaggacgaggatgacgacgatgatgatgatgatgacgatgatgacgatgatgacgatgataacgacgatgatgacgatgttgacgacggtgatgatgatgacgacgatgatgacgatgatgacgacggtGATGAtcatgacgacgatgatgacaacgatgatgatgactgcCACAAAAGCAACAATGGCGTTAAAGGCAGCAACAAAGACTGTGGCAAAATCAATAAAGGTGTTAAATGCGCCGACAAAGATGAAGTTGACGGAGATGACGACAATGATGACTGCCACAAAAGCAACAATGGCGTTAAAGGCGGCATCAAAGACTGCGGCAAAAGCAATAAAGGTGTTAAATGCGGCGACAAAGATGAAGTTGACGGTGATGATTAG